In a genomic window of Zingiber officinale cultivar Zhangliang chromosome 9B, Zo_v1.1, whole genome shotgun sequence:
- the LOC122023977 gene encoding putative disease resistance protein RGA1 → MTSGRWFALTALGWLAESFVGALVGKAVDRAVQQFGEQHGVEDDLEKLKDSLDHARLTISTVECLRINDEVLQQRLKELLIRLKNAAYDADDLLDEFQYRILEQQIEQQGDEAGNRPSSSSYSTPPPTKRTKISFSSYTSGLFRKGDDDDVQKIRKIKGRLDDNSVALEKIYSSLSAEDDRGKKQLVSSASRQTSSLSTEPHLFGRDKELQELKDLLLKPEVVSEFGQSGVSVLSIYGMGGIGKTTLAQEVFNDSSVEEYFKLRIWVCVSENFYTDRLTREIIEYATKKKCDLTSFAALQVDLKEKITPERFLLVLDDVWNEDRHKWESLCAPLRYGKPGSKILVTTRSRKIADMIGDVDPIHLEGLDEESFWEFFKKCAFGCSNSGFLHPHMEAMAKKMTCKLKGLPLAAKTLGGLLSMKLDEQYWESILDSEIWQLPQEENGIMPVLQLSYQHLPPHLKQCFAFCSLFPKDYKFSEFELIGIWIAEGFIVPQGSTRMEELGSNYFHELVNRSFIQKSKDGVFIMHDLIHDLAELISMGEFHRIEKDKSHDISNNIRHLSMHEEEEGMQTRVLTEFSHYDKLRTMMLSVRLSSKSFNFDCGILEKLKNIHVLALNNCSLEELPDSIGKLIHLRYLDLSGNYDIRRLPESLCDLYNLQTLKLNYCYNLESLPHGMMKLINLRKLDVENKFISEITEVGKLTSLQNLAAFKVTKDNGHKLPELNGLKQLRGKLRITNLENVENKDEANIASLKSKEHLNELELEWTSMQESDSDVNLHISEQVLEGLQPHHNIQSLTIRGYNGARPPNWLHGQVYSRLEAFHLENCKRWNDLSVIGQLSQLKSLSLVKIPVHTQNLHNLFDPIVCKFFSQLESLVLEGITMLEDLPNLGQLPCLTVISIKSLPGVKMLGNKFFARTKEGSCFPRLRTLRFTEMPAWEEFYGSDDRNLFPCLEDLDISNCQKLQMLPPLPPSIQHVKLNNVGLVDCPRFWKAIDECSRITNSASLTYLSIQNCPNLTSLEQGLLPHHLQRIRIENCEQLSWVPVKRLKELNSLWSLSIKECPKLMGMSTPDEYIDFQLPPSIKELCLSDCGNLSQSLLGFLHNLTSLAVLLISKCPNLVSLPVEPSLRLIRIEIQNCNELRSVEGLPIKNLEVLKIKGCPKLLLPQTEKLPVWELEIDDTAFMNQPLIKNSLSSVSELTISSSREAVMFEGEDQESLQSLTSLHSFCFSDCKNLQSLPTKLYTLKSLQVLRIHNCPQIQSLPEKGLPPSLTDLEFEGCDRALEQQLVRHLAEIKKSWLIPSSLRHLVVEGTC, encoded by the exons ATGACCTCGGGGAGATGGTTCGCGCTGACGGCCTTGGGATGGCTCGCTGAGAGCTTCGTGGGCGCCTTGGTCGGGAAGGCCGTCGATCGCGCTGTTCAACAGTTCGGTGAGCAGCATGGAGTTGAAGATGACCTCGAGAAGCTTAAGGATTCTCTCGATCACGCTAGGTTGACCATCAGCACCGTCGAGTGCTTACGGATCAACGATGAGGTCCTGCAGCAGAGATTGAAGGAGCTCCTGATACGCCTCAAGAATGCTGCTTATGATGCTGATGACTTATTGGATGAATTCCAATACAGAATTCTGGAGCAGCAGATCGAGCAGCAAGGAGATGAGGCTGGTAACCGACCATCATCTTCCTCCTACTCTACTCCCCCTCCAACCAAAAggacaaaaatttcattttctagttATACCAGTGGTCTTTTCAGAaaaggagatgatgatgatgtgcagAAGATCAGGAAAATAAAGGGGAGGCTAGATGACAACTCAGTTGCTCTTGAGAAAATTTACAGTTCGCTAAGCGCAGAAGATGATAGAGGAAAGAAACAATTGGTGTCCTCAGCGAGCCGGCAAACGAGCTCCCTTTCGACCGAACCTCATTTGTTTGGCAGAGACAAAGAGCTACAAGAACTCAAAGATTTGTTGTTGAAACCAGAAGTTGTATCTGAATTTGGCCAAAGTGGAGTGTCTGTTTTGTCTATTTATGGTATGGGAGGGATTGGGAAGACCACTCTGGCTCAGGAAGTCTTCAATGACAGTAGCGTGGAAGAATACTTTAAGCTCAGAATTTGGGTCTGTGTTTCTGAAAATTTCTACACAGATAGGCTGACCAGAGAGATTATAGAGTATGCAACCAAGAAGAAGTGTGATCTCACGAGTTTCGCTGCTCTTCAAGTGGATCTCAAGGAGAAGATCACGCCAGAGAGATTTCTTCTTGTATTGGACGATGTGTGGAACGAGGACAGGCACAAATGGGAGAGCCTCTGTGCACCATTGAGGTATGGAAAGCCTGGCAGCAAGATATTGGTAACAACTCGCTCTAGGAAGATTGCTGACATGATTGGTGATGTGGATCCCATTCATCTAGAAGGTCTCGATGAGGAAAGCTTCTGGGAATTTTTCAAGAAATGTGCATTTGGTTGTTCAAATAGTGGATTTCTTCATCCTCATATGGAAGCCATGGCGAAGAAGATGACTTGCAAGCTCAAGGGATTGCCGCTTGCAGCAAAGACTCTAGGAGGGTTGTTGAGCATGAAATTGGATGAGCAATACTGGGAAAGCATTTTAGATAGTGAAATATGGCAGCTTCCCCAAGAAGAAAATGGGATTATGCCAGTGCTACAACTGAGCTATCAACATCTCCCTCCTCATCTTAAGCAATGCTTTGCATTTTGCTCCTTGTTTCCTAAAGATTACAAGTTTTCTGAATTTGAGTTGATCGGTATTTGGATAGCAGAAGGATTTATAGTGCCTCAAGGAAGTACCAGAATGGAGGAGCTAGGAAGCAACTACTTTCATGAGTTAGTTAACAGGTCATTCATTCAAAAGTCAAAGGATGGAGTCTTTATAATGCATGACCTCATACATGATCTTGCAGAACTCATATCTATGGGAGAGTTTCACAGGATTGAAAAAGACAAGTCCCATGACATTTCTAACAACATTCGTCATCTTTCAATGCACGAAGAGGAAGAAGGTATGCAGACAAGAGTTTTAACAGAATTTTCTCATTATGATAAATTACGGACAATGATGTTGTCAGTAAGATTAAGTAGCAAgagttttaattttgattgtggtattttggaaaaattaaaaaatattcatgtacTTGCCCTGAATAATTGTTCTTTGGAAGAACTACCTGATAGTATTGGCAAGTTGATACATCTCCGCTATCTTGACTTATCCGGAAATTATGACATTCGACGGTTGCCTGAGTCATTATGCGACTTGTACAATCTGCAGACATTGAAATTAAACTATTGTTATAACTTAGAAAGTCTCCCGCATGGCATGATGAAGTTGATCAACTTGAGGAAACTTGATGTAGAAAATAAGTTTATTTCCGAGATAACAGAGGTCGGGAAGCTTACTTCTCTTCAGAATTTGGCTGCTTTCAAAGTGACAAAGGATAATGGACACAAACTTCCTGAATTAAACGGTTTGAAACAGCTCCGGGGAAAACTACGTATAACTAATCTTGAGAATGTGGAGAACAAAGATGAAGCAAATATTGCTAGTTTGAAGAGTAAAGAACACCTCAATGAGTTGGAACTAGAATGGACATCTATGCAAGAATCCGATTCAGATGTTAATTTGCACATCTCTGAGCAGGTGCTTGAAGGTCTCCAGCCACATCACAACATACAAAGTCTGACAATCAGAGGATACAATGGTGCTAGACCTCCCAATTGGCTACACGGACAAGTATATTCTAGATTGGAAGCTTTCCATCTTGAAAATTGTAAAAGGTGGAACGATTTATCGGTTATTGGACAACTATCACAGTTAAAGTCCCTCTCCCTTGTGAAAATTCCAGTCCACACCCAAAATTTACACAATTTGTTCGATCCAATAGTCTGCAAGTTCTTCTCCCAACTAGAAAGTTTGGTACTAGAGGGCATTACCATGTTGGAGGATCTCCCAAATCTTGGACAACTTCCATGTCTGACGGTTATTAGCATTAAGAGTTTGCCGGGAGTGAAAATGCTAGGCAATAAATTCTTTGCCAGGACAAAAGAAGGCAGTTGCTTTCCTAGACTACGTACTCTCCGTTTCACAGAAATGCCGGCATGGGAAGAGTTCTACGGCTCCGATGATAGAAATCTATTTCCCTGTTTGGAGGATCTTGATATTTCAAATTGCCAAAAGCTGCAGATGTTACCTCCCCTTCCTCCTTCAATTCAACATGTAAAATTAAATAACGTTGGGCTGGTAGATTGTCCAAGATTCTGGAAAGCAATTGATGAATGTAGCAGGATAACTAATTCTGCATCTCTTACGTATTTGTCCATTCAGAATTGTCCAAATTTGACAAGTCTAGAACAAGGGTTACTACCACACCATCTGCAGCGGATTCGTATAGAAAACTGTGAACAATTGTCGTGGGTGCCGGTCAAAAGGTTGAAAGAACTCAACTCTTTATGGTCGTTGTCAATAAAAGAGTGCCCGAAGCTCATGGGCATGAGCACACCAGATGAGTACATTGATTTCCAGCTCCCGCCATCAATTAAAGAACTATGTTTGTCTGATTGTGGAAATCTATCCCAATCACTGCTTGGCTTCCTGCATAACCTGACCTCGTTAGCTGTCTTGTTGATAAGCAAATGTCCCAATCTAGTTTCTTTGCCAGTAGAACCATCGCTTAGATTGATTCGTATAGAAATCCAGAACTGCAATGAGTTGAGATCAGTAGAAGGGCTACCAATAAAAAATCTGGAGGTCTTGAAGATTAAAGGATGTCCTAAGCTTCTACTTCCACAAACAGAGAAATTGCCAGTGTGGGAGTTAGAGATTGATGACACAGCGTTTATGAATCAACCTCTCATAAAAAATTCATTATCATCTGTCAGTGAACTTACAATCTCATCCTCTCGTGAAGCGGTGATGTTTGAGGGGGAAGATCAGGAGTCACTGCAAAGCTTGACATCTCTCCATTCCTTTTGTTTCTCTGATTGCAAGAATCTACAATCCCTGCCAACAAAGTTATACACCCTTAAGTCCCTTCAGGTTTTGAGGATACATAATTGCCCACAAATTCAGTCTCTGCCAGAGAAGGGGTTACCTCCTTCCCTCACAGATCTAGAATTTGAAGGCTGTGATCGGGCACTGGAGCAGCAGTTGGTAAGACACTTGGCAGAGATTAAGAAGTCATGGCTTATTCCATCATCACTAAGACACTTGGTGGTGGAG GGAACCTGCTGA